CTGGAAACAAAAATTACCAGAGGTGTAAGACTATGGAATTATTGGACTTAGAAACTCTGATTGATACCGCTATTAAGGAAGATATAGGGAAAGGGGACATAACCACAGCCCTATGTCTGGTAAAAAAACCTGTAATTGAGGCTCAAATTATTACCAATGAAGAGGGTATTATTGCTGGTGTAGATATAGCTTGCATCGTCTTTAAAAAGATAAATGAAAAGACCAGATTTAAGAAAAAGGTAGAAGATGGACAGTGGATTAAAAAAGGAGATGTCATTACTTCTATCAAAGGAAAGGCACAGGATATTTTAGCTGGAGAAAGGGTGGCATTAAATTTTTTACAACACCTCTCCGGGATAGCCACATCAACCTTTAAATTTGTTGAGGCAGTAAAACCTTATCCGGCAAAAATCTATGATACGCGGAAAACTCATCCCGGTTTGAGAGCGATTGAAAAATATGCTGTCAAAATAGGGGGGGGAAATAATCACCGTTTTGGATTATATGATGGCATATTAATTAAAGATAATCATCTCAAAATCGCTGGCGGCGTTACAGCCGCTATCAAACAGGTTCAACTTAACCCACCTCGTGGAATGAAGATAGAGGTAGAGACTAAAAATTTAGATGAGGTAAAAGAGGCAGTTGCACTGGGAGTAGATGTAATTATGCTGGACAATATGAGTTTTGAGATGATTCGGGAGGCAGTCAAAATCATTAAGGCGGGCAATAAGAATATTTTGATTGAGGTCTCAGGCGGGGTCAGTCTAAAGAATGTC
This genomic interval from bacterium contains the following:
- the nadC gene encoding carboxylating nicotinate-nucleotide diphosphorylase, giving the protein MELLDLETLIDTAIKEDIGKGDITTALCLVKKPVIEAQIITNEEGIIAGVDIACIVFKKINEKTRFKKKVEDGQWIKKGDVITSIKGKAQDILAGERVALNFLQHLSGIATSTFKFVEAVKPYPAKIYDTRKTHPGLRAIEKYAVKIGGGNNHRFGLYDGILIKDNHLKIAGGVTAAIKQVQLNPPRGMKIEVETKNLDEVKEAVALGVDVIMLDNMSFEMIREAVKIIKAGNKNILIEVSGGVSLKNVHQIASTGVDIISIGALTHSSKALDLSLEI